One window from the genome of Vanessa tameamea isolate UH-Manoa-2023 chromosome 13, ilVanTame1 primary haplotype, whole genome shotgun sequence encodes:
- the LOC113403477 gene encoding UNC93-like protein, which translates to MPTTVVFGKNEKWRINRNIFVLGFAFMVHFTAFHGAANLQSSVNTDAAAGTFTLAAIYFSLILSNIFLPALVIKWLGCKWAIAVSFIAYMPFIAAQFYPYLHTLVPAGMMVGFGGGPLWCAKCTYLSVVAEPYAKLSGVPAEVLVVRFFGLFFMFYQMAQIWGNLVSSAILSSTLGDVMLLMNETYIEAPKVAALMNYTVPTPDYGSTCGVNFCSGSDAHENTNLETPSPVKIQLIAGVYLACMAAASVLVVFGVDSLSRYNTGRQPMAQGKSGFQLLAVTLRQLRHKYQLLLLPVIGYIGAEQAFMAADFTQAFVGCAYGISNIGFVMICFGVFNALAAAVAGAIVKITGRFPVMVIALLLNLCLLTSLLLWRPDPEQWLVFFILAAIWGTADAVWLVQVNALSGILFPGNEEAAYSNFRLWEATGSVLSYASAPYLCVRTRLYVLVGLLILGFSGYTTIEILEYRVKRHHHEERKFELVAEKADQE; encoded by the exons ATGCCAACTACGGTGGTGTTTGGTAAGAACGAAAAATGGAGGATAAATCGGAACATCTTCGTATTGGGTTTCGCTTTCATGGTGCATTTCACGGCGTTCCATGGCGCTGCTAACCTACAAAGCTCCGTGAACACCGACGCCGCGGCTGGAACCTTCACGCTAGCGGCTATATACTTTTCTCTAATATTATCGAATATATTTCTACCAGCTTTGGTTATAAA gtggCTTGGCTGTAAATGGGCAATCGCAGTTTCTTTTATAGCATACATGCCGTTCATAGCTGCTCAATTCTATCCGTATTTGCACACGCTGGTACCAGCGGGAATGATGGTCGGTTTCGGTGGTGGCCCTCTCTGGTGCGCTAAATGCACATACTTGTCTGTT GTGGCAGAACCATACGCGAAGTTATCAGGTGTACCAGCAGAGGTGCTTGTGGTTCGATTCTTTGGACTATTCTTCATGTTCTACCAAATGGCACAGATATGGGGTAATCTGGTGTCTTCAGCAA TTTTATCTTCAACACTCGGAGACGTGATGCTTTTGATGAATGAAACATACATCGAGGCACCCAAAGTAGCGGCGCTCATGAATTACACTGTACCTACGCCCGACTATGGTTCCACTTGCGGAGTTAACTTTTGCAGTGGTAGCGATGCACAT GAAAACACAAATTTAGAGACGCCATCTCCGGTTAAGATTCAGTTGATCGCAGGTGTTTACCTGGCTTGTATGGCTGCAGCGAGCGTTCTCGTCGTCTTTGGTGTGGATTCATTAAGCAG atATAATACCGGACGTCAGCCGATGGCCCAAGGCAAGTCAGGGTTCCAATTGCTGGCGGTTACGCTTCGCCAACTCAGGCACAAGTACCAATTGTTGTTACTGCCCGTTATCGGTTACATCGGCGCTGAACAGGCATTCATGGCGGCGGACTTTACGCAG GCTTTCGTGGGGTGTGCATACGGGATTAGCAATATCGGTTTCGTGATGATTTGCTTTGGAGTTTTCAACGCTCTGGCGGCAGCAGTAGCGGGTGCTATTGTCAAAATAACCGGTCGTTTTCCAGTCATGGTGATTGCTCTC cTCTTGAATCTCTGTTTGTTGACGTCGCTGTTGTTGTGGAGACCAGATCCTGAGCAATGGCTGGTTTTCTTCATACTGGCCGCGATCTGGGGAACTGCAGATGCTGTGTGGCTTGTCCAAGTAAACG CTCTCTCAGGGATCCTGTTCCCGGGTAACGAGGAAGCAGCTTATTCTAACTTTCGTTTATGGGAAGCGACTGGTAGTGTGCTCTCGTATGCATCAGCACCATATCTATGCGTGAGGACCAG GTTATATGTTCTGGTGGGTCTTCTCATCTTAGGATTCTCAGGATACACGACCATCGAAATATTGGAGTATCGCGTGAAGCGTCATCATCATGAAGAAAGGAAGTTCGAATTAGTTGCAGAGAAAGCTGACCAAGAATAg
- the LOC113403478 gene encoding UNC93-like protein gives MSKGQDIEFKPRETWRIAKNVVVISIAFMVQFTAYSGAANLQSSINAEAGLGTASLAAVYAGLIFSNIFLPVVVIKWLGTKWAMSLSFITYMPYIAAQLWPRFYTMIPAGLIVGLGGGPLWCAKCTYLSVVSEAHSKISNISAEALLVRFLGLFFMIFQLNQVWGNLISSLVISSGDNLAAVTAVNATMIQKLCGANFLPSADAGEALQQQPPEKIQMIAGIYLACMVGAALIVAVGVDSMKRYKTDRNETGSGLTGVALLVVTLKLLVEPNQLMLVIINVFVGMQQAFFGADFTAAFVSCSIGTGTVGFVMMTYGLADAIGCIVTGYLAKVTGRLPLMCVALVAHFGLFVSILVWSPQANQTYVVYIIAVIWGVCDSIWLVQINAYYGILFPGREEAAFSNFRLWESVGYIIAYVISPYMRTSAKTYVLLASMIVGVTFYFIVEYKDRKAKSLSKKLEIEKISPSKYIGGLDNTAYQKAE, from the exons ATGTCAAAAGGTCAAGATATAGAGTTCAAGCCGAGGGAGACATGGAGGATCGCTAAAAACGTCGTCGTCATCAGCATCGCGTTTATGGTTCAATTCACGGCTTACAGT ggTGCTGCAAATCTCCAAAGTTCAATCAATGCGGAAGCAGGACTGGGAACTGCATCTTTAGCGGCGGTGTATGCGGGTCTGATcttctcaaatatttttttacctgtGGTTGTTATCAA atGGCTTGGCACGAAATGGGCGATGTCACTATCTTTCATCACGTACATGCCATATATAGCGGCTCAATTGTGGCCGCGATTCTATACAATGATCCCGGCTGGACTGATCGTCGGCCTGGGCGGTGGTCCGCTGTGGTGCGCGAAGTGCACCTACCTCTCTGTG gTCTCCGAAGCGCACAGCAAGATATCCAATATTTCGGCGGAGGCCTTGTTGGTGCGATTccttggtttattttttatgatcttCCAATTAAACCAAGTTTGGGGAAATCTCATTTCATCATTAG TGATCTCATCAGGTGATAATTTAGCTGCAGTGACAGCAGTGAATGCCACGATGATACAAAAGCTCTGCGGAGCCAACTTCCTGCCAAGCGCTGATGCTGGAGAGGCCTTGCAACAGCAGCCACCTGAAAAGATACAGATGATTGCGG GGATTTATTTAGCATGTATGGTTGGCGCGGCTCTTATTGTTGCTGTCGGAGTTGATTCCATGAAAAG ATATAAAACTGATCGTAACGAAACTGGGTCAGGGTTGACGGGAGTCGCCCTGCTGGTGGTGACACTGAAGTTGCTCGTGGAACCCAACCAACTCATGTTGGTTATTATCAACGTGTTTGTGGGCATGCAACAAGCTTTCTTCGGTGCTGATTTTACTGCG GCTTTCGTGTCTTGTTCGATAGGCACGGGTACGGTTGGTTTCGTTATGATGACATATGGATTAGCAGATGCGATAGGATGTATCGTAACTGGATATTTGGCCAAA GTAACAGGTCGGCTACCTTTGATGTGTGTAGCTCTGGTGGCTCACTTCGGGTTGTTCGTGTCTATATTGGTGTGGAGCCCACAAGCTAATCAGACGTACGTCGTCTACATCATTGCTGTAATTTGGGGAGTATGCGACTCAATCTGGCTAGTACAAATTAATG CATATTATGGTATCCTGTTTCCTGGTCGTGAGGAAGCGGCGTTCTCAAACTTCAGACTTTGGGAATCAGTTGGCTATATTATAGCTTACGTCATATCTCCTTACATGAGAACGAGTGCTAAGACCTACGTATTATTAGCTAGTATGATTGTAGGAGTGACATTCTACTTCATAGTCGAGTACAAGGACAGAAAGGCTAAGTCTTTATCTAAGAAATtggaaatagaaaaaatatcgcCGTCGAAGTATATTGGGGGTCTTGACAATACGGCTTATCAAAAAGCTGAATAA